TAGCATCTCCATTACCATGTGTCCCCACAGGCCACAGAGGCAGTGACTGAATGTGCCCCTAAGTGTTGGCAGAGACGCCATGGTCAACAGAACATCTTTCAAAGACCCAGTTTGCTTCCAGATAAGCTAATGAGAGATGCCATCACATTTACTGCATATAGaatcaaatataaaaaagatgcacaacaaaTATGGAATTAGCTTATTTTTGCATTCAGTTTCATTCCTTTCAAGTGATAAAGGtgcttttttttcaatattaGGATGCAAACATGTATATCTTCCATGGTGCCTCCTCACCAAGTGGTTGTCAACAGAAATTAATAGAAGTGGTGAGTTTAGCTTCACGGTAacctgagattaaaaaaataaataaaattaaaaagaagaagaggggtaggaagaggaaaagaagaaaaagaaagagaagtggagaataagaaggaaataatcacaATTACTACTGAAAGAACACAAATTTAtagaaatgtttctttaactgAACTCTATTTATAAATTATGGATATGAGATATGAGAAAACTTTTATGGCAAAGGATGAGAAAACAATTCAGGTTACTGGCAGTAGTATTACAGGTATAGCTCTCTTGTCTGAATCTGTGAACATTGATCAATGTTGAAGGGCTTTCCGAAACTGGGTTCATTAATGATGTGTGACCCAGGCTAAGATTTGCAAGGCCTTCCCTTTCTGAATTCAGAAAgctatttttctcttctgagaaAGATGACACTGCATCTCCACAGCCTGtcctgtgtgtgtgaaagagtgcgttagtccctcagtcatgtccaactctttgcgaccccatggacccaccaggctcctctgtctatggaattttccaagcaagaatactggagtgggtggccatttccttctccaggggatcttcccaacccagggactaaacctgggtctcctgcactgcaggcggatggattctttaccacctgagccaccagggaagcccacagcctGTCCTAGTGCTCGGATTTTAAGCTAAGTTGTAGGAACTCACTAACTCAAGAGGAAAAATGTAATTGGAGAGAAGAGATCTGAACCTATGTCCAGTGGGTTTCAAAATGTGAGTCCTAATCTCCAAATCCCTTCTCCCTTCTGACAGTACAAGGCAATCACCTTCCCAGAGTCATTTCTCTGCTCAGTCCTGAAGGTCCCTGCGGCGCCGGCCAAAGGCTTCGGAGCCCACGTTGGTGGGCACAAAGTTGCTCTTTACCACACCCCCAGATCTGCTGAGCAAGCCTGCCAGCCGATGGGTCACACAGGTGGCAGTGTTGCAGGACCTCTTCTGGGCAGTGATGCTGGTTTGCAGgatggagaaaggagaaaaggccTGTCAGTGAGTGGCTGCGGCAGAAGCCTACCCCATTGGGCTTTCAGAAAGAGAATTGTAGCTCTTCGACATATcacttaaaaataagtatttctccTAAATGCAATTATCAAGGCTGTTAGGGGAAATGACCTGGCAGCCTTTGCCAGAGGCCCTGCCTAAAAGTTTTCACACAAAATGCACTTCAGGGCCGTGTGACAAGTACTAAACCCACACTTAGTATCCCTTACATTcaccccaccccaacacacaagGAGCATAGGAGGACATACCCCAGCCCAAACACCAACAAAACCACTTTctatggaaaatgaaaaatttctgaaATCTTACCTGGAAAAGGCTCAGAGCACCGGGTTTGCAGCATCCTCCCCCAGCAGTGCTTACCTGCTCCGCAGCACACCTGTTCTCATTGCAGGAGCTGGTTCACAGGACTCTTACCACACCCTGTATCCCACTTACCCTAAGGTGAAGGCTACTTTTAAGTATAGGCCCTGGGCACTCTCAAGCCTTGGACGAGGACCAGAGTAATGACAACCAAAGTGTCAATCCTTTTAGAAAATAGATTTATTCATCAATGATGAGGCATGAGGGATGAAGCAGGAATTGGAGGGTTCTGCCATGACACCCTTGGGATCTCAGAaacttctctcactctctctcattTCTAACCTTATCTGTGAGTCCTGCTGTCTTTCCTTCCATCCTGAGGTTCCTGGCATTCTTTGTCATAAGCAAAGCTACCAATATGAGCTTGAAGAGTGATCAGAGTGAAATCTGCATGCATTAATTTCATCCATGGGAACaagaaaggaaatcagaaagCAGTGGAAGGAGTTCAGTTGGCATCCTGGGGCACCCCAAAATGGAAGGAGTGGTCCCTCTCCAAGCTGTTGGCTATGTCCCTTTTCTTGCCAGGTGTTTCAGGCCCGAAGCCCATGCCAGAGAATCTATGATAGTTGTTCAAGTCCTTCCAGTAAGCACTCAGCACACAGGTACTCAGATTACTGCACCGCTTAGCTCTGGAGCCGTCCAGGCTGCAGGGAAAAGACATGCCAGACAATACCATGCACCAGGGCTGCTCCTGGGGGCAGTCATACAGAAGGTTAGACCAGGGAGGGGGCACTTGGAACAGAGGTGGAGGGGGAAGGCAGGAGGCACAACTCACACACCCTCCACTAGGAGAACTCAGAGGTTCTCTGAGCCAGGGCAGAGTGGGGAAGGGCTGCGATGGGGAAGGGGTGACCTTTTCTGGCATTCCACATGCTGCTCAGTCCTTCCTGCTCTGCGGAGAGGTTCTCAGGGTGGATGCAAGTGCCGTACATGGCTCTACTGGTGTGAACTCAAAGCTCAGGGTGCAcagggaggtggggatggggaagggtgtCTGGTCCAGTGAGAACATGCACATGTCCACAGATTCTACACATCTAAAGGCCCCGGACCTACCTCAGACACTGCTCTACCTGACCCCACCCTCTGCAAGGCCTTTGGGTTTACCTTGCAACTGTGCAATGAAGGTGCCTTGCAGGTGTGAAAGAACATACACAGGTTAAATTCCTTAGACATCCTGAGCTGCGACAGGCCCATCCCCTGGCTCCACACTTACCAGTCCTAACTCATCCAGTGCTGAGCGTTCTCCTTAGTAGGGCAAGACCAACTCCCAGAATAGGTGCTTCCACATCTCCCCATCTCATTTCCTAACAGCTTTCAGGAGTTGATCTTTTCAATGTGTCTAACTAACCACAGTTCCTCCAGCTGCACCTGGACGGACCACAGTCTTCCATGGAGGCTGAGAATGACTGGGTGCCATCCTGGTGAACAGGGACAACCTGCAGGACTCTGGCCAGATGTTGTTTTTCCTGCTTCTCTGGGCTACACCCTCCTGAATAGGCCAAGGCTGGGAGGGGAGACTTACCTGGagtcctctgtctcctcctgctcctcctcctgctccagctCATTGGTCTTCCTCTGGACATAGGCCTTCACCAGTGCGGCCAGCAGGAGGCGCCCTTCCTTCTCACTGAGTGCCCCAGGATCGGAGAGGGTCTCCAAAGCTGACCTGGAGAGAGGAAGCAACCCCGGCAAAAAGGCTCTGAGCCCTTGCCTGCCTCCTTTCCAGGATAAGCACCCAGTCTACCCAGTCCCTGTGGCTTTCCCAGAGGACATGGCTCTCCTGACTCCTAGCCCCAGGGCTCAAGGCCAGTGTCCATCTAAGGGGGTTGATTCACTGGGAGCCTCCCCCTGCTGTGAcctcagaggcaaaaaaaaacTGCCTGATCCCAGGGTCAGTGGAAGGGGAATAAGTTCGTGGCTTCAGGCTGTCTCACCTGAGTGGTGTCGCCTGGAGACTGCCTGCCTGGCACAGGACCAAGATGCTGAAAGCCAGGAAGGGGGAGGATTTCCCGAAGCCCATGATGCCTCTCTGTAAAGGGAGAATGACGTTACCACTGCACCAAGACCAAGCACCGTCTGGAGCTCACAGATCCAGGTTCCAGTCCGGCCACAACTGCCTTGAGAATTCAGGCAGGTTACTTCACTTCCCCACGCCTCTTTTCAGTTCATAGGACAGACAGGCTGCTTTGAATCTCAAAATATACATTACACTGAATAGTTTGGTAAGTAGAAATAGGTatcctggggaggggtggggggagggttctGGTTTTGCTCTGTGAAAAGCCAGGAAGaagccacacacatgcacataaagCCACACCTTTTGCCCTAGGCAGAAACCAAGCGAGGACCCACCCTTGCTGTAGACTGTGCCTATCTTCTTAGGGACTGAGAAATCTAGGACCACTTCACCTCTGCTGGACTTCTCTGCCAACGGGTGGGAGAAGAAGGCAGGAGGGGTAAATTGGAAAAGAGCGTTAACCTCTCAGTCTGTGGGTTTGGGTTTGGGTTTGGGAGTAACTTAACGTGCAGGATCCTGACTGGACTCTGCCAGTGCATCCTGTCTCTGCTGAAATGCGGTTTAGCAGCAGGTGCTGGGCGCCAGCTCCCCGAGATGAGCTCCACGTTCTGGCCGGCTGACTGCACTGCCCCAAGTCCATGCCAATGCCCCAGGCACGCAAGCGAGCTGCAGACGCCTCAGAGGAAGCTTCAGGGCTTAACCGGCCGGAGAACCAAACACGATCTCTCCTCGGGACCCAGACTGCTCAGGGCACTCCCAGAACAAACTCCaacaagatcctgcatgcaaAGGACGGGCACCAAGGCAGGGGCCGAGGACCAGGGCAGGCTAGGAAGCTAGGGCTGGGCTCACGGAGCTTCCAGCGTCCAGACGAAGCCCTGGGGATGCTTGCGGTTTCACTGGCGCTAGTTAGAAGAAAATGAGCTGTCAGCCACAACCTTCTGCCTTCTTCCCAGCGGGACAGGCAGCTAGGAGCACCTGGCTATAGGTGGGCCAGGATGGCCTTCAGAAGCAAAGAAGAGGCAAGCAGGCAAGCGGATGGAGCAAATTAGCTGAACTATCCAGAGGCTGGTAATCAGAGTGAGCAGCATAGGAAGTTCTCACCTGGCAACTCGAGTTTCAGGAGAGGGCGAGCGGCGGGTCCCGGGGACAGACACAACGCCTGCTGTGGGCGTCTTCTCTGCGGAGCTCTCGGCTCTTATGCGGGTGATAGGGGGCGGGGAGGGCCCCAGGAGTCCGCATGGCCAATCCAAAGTGGCCAGGAGCGACCCAGCTCCGATTGCGTCATTGCCCGCGCTCCCACACCGGTCCACTAGGGAGGGGAACCGTCCGCTCTGGCTGTCATTCTCAATGAGGTCATTGCTTGGGGAACCGGAGGGCTGGGAGGGAGTGGAGGGCGTTCGACGTCCAGAAAGTGGGAGCAAACTGGGGGAGAAACTGGTGTAACTGACGGTGAGGGGTCAGAGTGCCTCTCACTTTCTCTGCAACTGAACTCCGACCTCGCACCccctccacccactccagtagggACCCCGGCCGGTCACTCAGACTTTGAAGGTATCTCAGATGTAATAGACCACCTTGGAGGAAGGGGATGGTGAGAGGAAAGGATCTTTGAAAAATTAAGCTCTTTGGACCATATGGGGTGATCTGGTATAGTCTTCCTCCCTACTCTCCTTCAACCGCCCCTTCGAAGTAGTTTTGCTTCCAGTCTGGTAACCTGGCCTCTTTTGCCTCACTCCTCTGGGACAGAGGGGAGTGGAAGAGAGGACTGGGGAGGGGGCTAAGCTGGCACTGCCTGCACAGAGAGCTAGACGCCCCTCTTGTACTCCCTAATTCTCGACTGCTAGTTCAGCATCCCTTACTCTAACCGCGGATCTGCACCGCGGCGCTGGAGTTGGTTTACACAGCTGTCCCACTCCTCTGCCTTCTGTTTGCCAAGCTGCTGGGCCAGGACGCCTGTGTCCGGGTTTCTACTCCTCTCGCCCCACACCCCCGCCCCACTTTCCTGAAGCGCTCGATTGCAGAGCTGGAGGGGGGGGGTGGTCAGCGTCCACCCACAGGTGCTGCAAGCCCAAAGGGCAACCTTCGAAGCCCCAGGCTGTCAGTGCGCGCAATCACGCCTCCCGCAGGTGCACACCGCACTCACCTACCTGGACCCCAGACACACGCTCTCCTTTCGCACTCACAAATGGACACTCCGCAGACCGCCAGCACTCACTCCAACAGACGCGCCCTCACCCGCTGTCCTCTAAGGAGGGAGCGCGCATTCACCCAACCCTACCTCGACCTCATCTGAAAGAAACACCTCGAGTTTCTGCTTTCGGAAACAGGCACGGTTTACGTACACAGGGGTACGCGTTGTCCCCACcgacccccgcccccagcacgCACATAGACACACGCGCCAGGTGAACAGGTGCCGCTGGAAGCTGACTATATCtgccctttcctttttccttaagGAAAGACGGGTCTGGAGTCCGCGAGGCGGGCGCCCAAGACACGCGGGCGCAGCGAGAAGATCCCGGCTCTGGAAGGGTCGCCTAGGGACTGTGgggagaggcagtgggggagGAGTGAAGGAGGCACCCACCTTCAGAGCCTCAGGCTAGCCCCGCACCACGTGGTCGCGGCGACACCAGACGCGCCCGCCGGGCCCTCCTGAGCTCGCGAAGCCTCTCAGGAAACCTCGCCCAGAGGTGAGGGGCCGGGAGCGAAGCCAGAGGCCCGCCGAAGACCCGCAGCTGGTGACCACCgcttctgcaggtcaggaaggagcaCAGGGAACGTCTGTCTAGACCCTCCGGGTTTTCTGTGACAGAATGCTGCTTGCGGGCACAAGACCGGTTGCCTTCCAACAACTTGGCAAAAGAAACTCCCAAAGAATCAGGTTGGCCAAACGGCGATTCTTGCTGGGCCTGCTATGCTGGCGGGAGGAGGCGCAGGGCGCAGGACCCGGAGTCTCCCCTGCTCCCGGGAAGCCTGAGCTGCGCCGAGAAGGTGGAGGTggcgcggggggggggggggggcgggggggggctaGGGAGGTGAGGggagtggagggggtggggagtgtggtGATCCGGAAGGACTGTCTCTCTGCGCCCCAGTTCTTAGGCTCGCTTTCGGATGCAACCGGTGACACCGAAGCGGCCTTTTACTTGGAGGCTCTTCTGCACGAGTCCTGCAAATGTGAGGAGACACTTCTGCATCCCTTTCCGGGATTCTGGCCGGGGAAGGGGGCTGCCAGGAGGACAGTTGTCGCTGGGAGCTGACTATACCTGCTTCCTTCCCCGCTTCATCCCGGACCACTGAGCTCTGGCAGAGTGTAGCCCGCCTAGCAGCCCCGGGGCAGCCCTGCTCCCCGGAGAGGGCCAGCGAAGGGGACGAGAAAAGACCCGGAAGCCCCCGAACTTGGAGCCCGGGCTCCCCAGCGTCCACCAAGCTCGCAGAGAGCGCAGGAATCGGGTTTGGGGTTCTGCCTCCCTAGAAGCCCCAAAATATGAATGTAGGAAAACTTTGAACTCTTAGGGTTAAGGGTTGAAAAGCTGGCATCCTCTCCAGAGACTGTGTCACTTGGACTTTCCTGAAGTGTTAGGACCCACAGCCTTGCGGCCCCCCCTGAGCACAATACAATCCCAGGGGCTCCTTCCATTCCGCATGCTGTGGGTGGCCCAGAACCCGAGCAGAGCTCCTGCCTGGGTGAAGTCGGTGAAAGTTTCTCTAAAAGCCACGGAGGCTCGAATCCCTGTGCTCTGACAAGAAAGGGGAGGGCGCACCGTACCTGGAGGCCCATCTTGTCATAAGCAGTCCCGGTTCCGTGCTTTCAGTATCTTGTTGGGTACCCAGAATTATTTGCCCTAATCTTCCTCCACTAGGGTCTTTGCACAGTGTTTGGAGCACAGTAGGTGCACAGCAAAAGTTCGGTGACAGGGGAGTGAGCGaggggatgaatgaatgaacagttcCAAGGGTTCATTAAAGTAAGAGTCAGCAGGAAATTCGCAGCCAAGTTGAACGGCACCCAATTTAGATCCATTAGATGGAAAAGCAGATTGTTGATCCAAAGAAGTACCtctttttatttaatgaaagGAATCCTGATGTCCTGGTGGAAACTTTCTGGAATATAACATAAGAGGAAGGGTTCCAAACTCCAGCTTGAAAAGCAAAATAAGGCATTTTCCCTCAACCCATCCTTTATTATATTTGTGAGTGAATGGaagaaaaagtcaataaaatgCCTTGCTTTCTAAATGGAGAAAATTACATTTTGATTTTCCTGGAACTGTTCTGAGCTTCAAGGCATCCCAATCAAACCAACTAGCATGAGGATTTATAGCGAATGGTTTCCCAGGAATAATCTTTTGCTCTTAAATTGTCTCAAATGTTTCCATGCTCAGTTTAActattttatgtaattattttttacattttgaaaatgataGTCATTAATTTTTAGAGAGAAACAGATTCCATGTACTATAGCCtttgaggtttatttttatttactttaactTACTCTCTGTTTTCTTTACAAATTTTCTTGGAGACATATCCCTTAAGGGAAAGTTTTATTCATGCAACAAATCCTGAGaacccactatgtgccaggcattgttacAGGCACTAGCAAttcacagtgaacaaaacaaaacccctgcCCTCCTGATGCATATATTACAGTGATGTATTTAACAGGAGTCCTTGTATATCACCTTCCACCCAAATGAAACACATACATATcttcacccaggaattgaactggggtctcctgcattgcaggtggattctttaccaactgagctgtgagggaagcccatattccaCTCACATCCTCACAATATAGTAATATCATCTATCTGTCAAACAGATATTCGGGGTTTGTATGATTAAGACAATGTACAGACTAGCTGAGCTACATAGTGAACTTTGATTACATTTTCTTGCATGTTGTACTTTTAGTTAGTAATTCCCTCTCTTTTCATTTGTCTAATTTTCTTTCTGCCATCACCTGTTTATTCATTTTCCAGTGTCACATTTGTCCCCCATTCTTGGTTTACTACCTCACTTTGGTGGAGCAAACTCACCATTATATGAGAGTCCAGAAATTGTGAAAGCATTGTCTACTTGTCTCCTATTTCCAGTGTGACTGTTGAGaaatccatttcctttttttttttttttgtataggacctctctctctctcaccccccttctctccctccctctgttcCAGTCTTCTAAAATATCATGATGTTGTGTCTTGGTGTgggctatttttatttattgttctaAGTACTGGAATAACACTTGCAACAAGAAAATTCATGTTCTTCAATTTGGGgatattttcttgctttatttctttgataattttatctttttgttgtttttgtttaactCTCTgggagacttttttttaaatttacattgtttttaaattcttttgatCATAGTTTTAACTtgcaataacttttttaaaatcctGTGTTAGTTTTTACTTCCTCCTGTTTTTATTTAATGGGTACAACATCATTTTCTAGCTCTCTGCAGCTGTTAAATAtaggttatttgttttgtttttctcactttAGAGATTACCCTCATATTTCTAGTTCTCCCTAGCTGCTGATTTATATTTAAGAGGGAGGTAATAATATGCTATTCAGAAGATGAGAATGGCAGAATTGTCCATTGATAGACCTGAATATAATAAAATGATTAGATAAGAAGCAGCCTTGCCTTTCTATTGGGGGAGGGATGCTAAACTAAGAATAACTTGTAAGTCTTTCCTCTTGGCTCTTCATCTCCTAAGAAGATTCCTGCAAGGATTACCGGATGGGGGGTTGGGGGATAGAGTATAAACTGGTAAGTAATGAAGAAGGAGGCTGAGAGTTTTATCATTCATTATAATAATCCTCCAGTCTTTTCTGAGACCCAGTCATCTAACTACATAGGATACAGAAGAAAATTTTGGGTCTAACTACTCCTTTTAAAGGCTTGCAATTACTCCAATTTTCAACCCAGTCTATAACACCACCAAGAGAGGCAACCAATTCCTCAGAGCCCAGAGCCTGTCTGGAGTCCTTGCTTCTTGATGGCTTTCCCTGCCCTACTAGAGTAGTTTGCACTAGAAATGTATGTCATTACACAGCTTTCTCTTGTGCTAAACCAGTTAAGAAGGCTGGTCGAAGGATAAGAGATACAGTAATTACAGAGCCCTCAAATTAGATTCAATCCACTGGGCACTTGACCTCAATGAAGTCCCACTCCCCATCACAGGCAACCTGCTTGGGAGGCTTCTTCCTCCAAACCCCAGAGAAATAGAGATGCCAACATCTAACTTGCATAAGTCCTTTCTTAGAGATTATTTTTAGAGTTGTCTGTGTCTGCCAGAGAATGAGCAAAGCATGGTGGCCCAGACCCAAGCTGGTCACTCCTGAGAGATGGACAGTGAATGACGTCAAGGAATTGCTCAGGTTGGGTTCCTCTGAGATGATTAAGCTTCTTTCTTGGCTCAGACTCACTGAACCCAAACTGGCTATATCCTCCCTGTCTGAAAGCATTATTCCATACTGCAATGGAAGTAGAAATACAGGTAAAGCTTTCTTGTAAAGCTCATTAGAGAAAAATTTCCTGCATCCAACACTCTCAGAAAAATGAGAGTTTTTGCTAAAGTAAATTTCCAGGTAACAGAAACATACTTTAAATGGAAAACAagctttttaaaagtcattttggaTGGAAACCCTTTTAAAATGCATGGCATTCTCCTCTTAACCTTCTCTGAATGACTCACAGCCATCATCAAGAGAACATCAGTCACAGTGTTGCATCCTATGTGAGGGCTGGACTTAGTTGGACTGTTTACCTCCACACCTTTTGACCCCAACTTCTGTTTTTGAGCTCTTGGTCCACTGTTTACAGTTAGCATgttagttattaatattttgctgACTATGAGACACATAGTCAGTATCTCAGGATCACATTTTTGGTTTTTGATGGTTTCTGCTGGTCACTGTTAATATATCTGCCTCTAGCCTCAGGCCAGTTTACCAGAATTTTTGCCTGCTAATTCAATATcatcaggaaaacaatagaaacatgCTTAATAGAACTGGCTGGAGCAAATCAGAAGTAAGGAAGGTTAAGAGAAAGATCTGAGTGTCTCTCTTGTGAGAAATGGCAGAGAGATCTAATGCATTTTCTGACCCTCAACTatatgttctgtgtgtgtgtgctaagtcactccagttgtgtctgactttctgtgaccctatggactgtagctcaccaggctcctctgttcatgagattctccaggcaataatactggagtgggttgccattttcttctccaggtgatcttccccacccagggatcaaacccaggcctcttaccatctcctccactggcaggtgggttctttaccgctagcaccacctgggaagcccatgtcttCTATAGAAGGGTGTTTCTGGATAAGTGAGTGTTTCTTTAATGTTAAGGAAGTTTGAGTTAGACCACAGGTTTTAAAATGGATCTTGCATAACAGTGTTGTCGAATAGAACTTTCTGCAAAAATGGGAATGTTCCAAATTTGTGCTTTCCAGGGCAATTGCAACAAGCCACATGTGACTCTTGTGCACATGAAATATAACTAGTGCAACCAAAGAGCtgaattctaatttattttaattaatttaaaggtAAATAGCCTCATTTAGCTAGTGATTAGAGTATTGTAGATGACAATCCACTGTATAGAGTAGTGGTTAGATGCATAGATTTTGGAGCCAGACTGTTTTTTGTTCAAATTCTGCCTCTCACACTTATTTAGCTGTTTCATCATAGACAAATAGCTCAAACACTCTGTACTTCAGGatcctcctttgtaaaatgaggatactgTTGCTTATTTAATATGGTTTAATACAGctactatgaggattaaatgggtaATAAACCTAAAGTGCTTAGAACTGTGTATGGTAACTAGTAAGTGCTATACACATGTTAACCATTGTCTTACACTGGGTTTCTCCAGAAGCAGAactcaaggcaaaccatttattTGGGAGTTGTACCAGTAAGGGAACAGGGAAATGAGACAGGGGAGGGAAGATAACCATTACAGAGTATGCAGGTTGCAGCTATAGGCCAATTGATCCTGctggagatcccctggaacacTTAAAGAGAAAGCCTCAGAATTATTCCACTCAAAGGATTAAGTTATTTATCTACCAACTCCAGTCCATCACCAGTTTAGGACCGCTCCCACAGGTGCCAACTGCCCAGCACATCTAGCCAGTCCTGCATGGCCAGGGTCCATGGCCAGAGAAAATTCCCAGGTCACAGGTGCTTGCAGTAGAAAGCTATAGTTAAATACAAGAATAGGAAAAACTGATGAGGCTCTATGACAATCTTCTACAGCTTATAAAGAGTCTGCCACTGCTTAATGACTCTCCCTAAAAATGGGCAGGAATACGTTTCTCGTCCACACTGTGTCCTGAAAGATTAGTAAACAGGCTGTGATATGCTGATGTCACTTTGTTGACTATTCCCACTCACTTGATTCTTAAGGTCTTTGCTCAGAGTATTTAGAAAGCCTTTGGTGGTCCCTGGGTCTTAGGGTCCATTATCTTCAGTGTCCATTTCGTCAGTAAGCAAACACCAGAAAAAATCGGTGCCCTCTAGTCTCTTGCAGCAAtaactcaaacacacacacagaaacttccactcaaaggaaaatataaaggaCATGCTGCCAAAGACTCATTAATGCTGGATGAGCTTGGGGCGgtaggaagaaaataaatccaaCCCTGATTTATTAGTTTTCATGACTTGATTTGTTACTTCTTATTGAACAGACCCTATTTTCTCAAACCTAGCAGCTTAGAAATTTCCCTAGCCAAGAAATTACTGGGGCATATCGTCTGTTTGTTGTGGAAGATAATCATATCAGGCTTTTTTCATGAATGGGTGTTTTCAGCTCTCCATCTTGATgggttaaaattaatttttcatacACATACCTGAAAGGATGGAGGATCATGGGAGGTGGCAGAATGACTGAGAGCAATAATGTTAATTGTTAACATTGGATACTGTATTCATCAGGGTGCTTAGTTGTATGTaacagaattctccaagctaatTTAAACAGGACAGTACTtg
This sequence is a window from Bubalus kerabau isolate K-KA32 ecotype Philippines breed swamp buffalo chromosome 15, PCC_UOA_SB_1v2, whole genome shotgun sequence. Protein-coding genes within it:
- the LOC129628080 gene encoding calcitonin gene-related peptide 2 isoform X2, coding for MGFGKSSPFLAFSILVLCQAGSLQATPLRSALETLSDPGALSEKEGRLLLAALVKAYVQRKTNELEQEEEQEETEDSSITAQKRSCNTATCVTHRLAGLLSRSGGVVKSNFVPTNVGSEAFGRRRRDLQD
- the LOC129628080 gene encoding calcitonin isoform X1; translation: MGFGKSSPFLAFSILVLCQAGSLQATPLRSALETLSDPGALSEKEGRLLLAALVKAYVQRKTNELEQEEEQEETEDSSLDGSRAKRCSNLSTCVLSAYWKDLNNYHRFSGMGFGPETPGKKRDIANSLERDHSFHFGVPQDAN